The genomic interval TTCATTGATTTACTCTGCAGTCAGACACGACACATCACACAGCAGAGCTCTGTTTGTTAAATTGTTGATGACTTATCATTGAAAATCAGTCACTGTCTGGAAGGAAAACGTATTTAATTTAAATCATGATTCAACCACATGACTTAAATGCCAACACAATGCTGAACAAACTGCTTTcaggtttttattatttttgcATATTTCTTTCTTCTGCTGATTAATATTGTACAAATGTAACGATAAATATTTGTTTATAAAATCAAGAGTACTTTCATCACAGTCATTCATTATGTTGGTGCATTAATAACTTCTAATATCAACAATGTTGAAAACAACAGCAGAAGAAAACAGGCGAATACTATACTCCAATCTTAGAAGAGATTCAATAGTAGCATTGACTATTGTTTATTGAagctcacatacagtacattatgcTCTGTCACAACCTTCTACATCATGTCATATTTACAGACCAACTGTGGATAATTGTATTGAGTCCAGTCCTGTGTGAGTAATGTTTGTAATCTACACAGCTGCCCACTGTGATGGATTATTATTATATCAACCCAGTACTCCAAAGCATTATGGTTGAGTGAATTAACTTAAGACTTGTTTATAAATTATTTTTACATTTGCATGATTTAGAAGTAACTCGGTAGTGCAAGGGAGGAGGGAAATGAAAAGAACAAGCAGCTTTCACAAAAACATGGAGTTTCTATGGCAGTACACCCTGAATAAATCTAAACAAGCAGTAGTCTAATTACCATTAATGGCGTTAATATTTTACTTTCATTGCCTCTGATTAAGACAGCTGTGCTTCCCAGTAGGACACTCTCAGCTATGAAAATGGCCTTGGTGCATAAATACATGAGATACTCCCTCACTGCTGTGTCCTTGTCTGTGCTGAGGATAATCATTCCTGGTCACACACTTGTCTGGAGAGCTTTCTTATCAGGAAGTGAGAGTACAAAGGGGAAAAGGATGCCCTTAGCTGCAGAGAGGACACTCAAATCATCCGCTACGAAGCTCGGAGAGATCTCATCAGCCAGGAACCTCATGGTGAACTGGTGGCTTATGCAGTAGATAGTGTCgtccacaacaacacactggaaGGCAGGGCAGTGGGCGAGGCGTTTGGTGCAGCATTCGTACCATAGTCGTGCCACGGTGTGGTAGCGGTACACACTGATGCCTAGCTGTGGGTTGACATCGAAGCGATACAGAAAGTTTCTTACCCCCACTATCTCGGTGGTCCTCATTTTGCTTCCCGTTATTGCGCTTTTCCTCCACACATTGGTTTTTGGGTTGTAGCGCaacagtgtgtatctcagtgttcCCCCTAGAACAAAGAGTTCCCCATTGCACACCGTGACATGGTGGGCCACAGCAAATGTATCATTGGGCAGTGGGGCCACAAAAGTCCATCTGTCAGAGCGGGGGTCATAGCGCTCTACGGTAGACAGACACTCCCCTCCGATGGCATAGATGCAGCCCTGCAGGGCTGCCAGTTTGCAGTGGGGCCTGGACTCATTCATAGGACTGATCTCTTTCCAAATGGACGTTACAGGGTTGTAGCAGAACACTCTCTTGGAAGGTTTCATCTCTCTGTCTGCGCCCTGCTGGCAGCCCCCCACTGCTACAAATAAGTAGTTGTCCATAGTGCACACGGCACAGCCTTTGGAGATGACTTCCTGTGGGATGGGACACAATGGGTGCCAGCTGTCTATATAATCATCATAACAGTAGAGACCACTGGATGGCTTGTTGGTGGCTCGCTGCTCTGTTTTTGTCCCTTGAGGACTACTCCCCACCCAGTCCTGAGGGACCATGTTGGCTGCCACTAAGAACTGCCTTCCTCTCATTCGCTGTTTCTGAATCTCATCCCGCTCGCCTGCTCTCAGCATCCCATACAGACCTGGGTCCCTGAGGACCTGGAGGTAGTTGTCAGACATCACTCTGAGGGCTGCCTGCTGCAGAGGGGCCTGCCCATGCTTCTTAGACAGCTCCAGCACCTCCATGCAGTTGCCCAAATCAAGTTTGGCCTTTAAGCTCTCCAACTCTGAGCTGCCCATGTTTTCTGGAGGCAGATTTACAAATCTAGCCCCAGCTATGGTTTCTAGGCTGGGCTTCTCCCATGCACTGGGGCCCCTGGTGTCTGTGGTGGGACTGAGGGGACTGACAGGGCTGGGATCCCCTGATGAATAGGCCTGAGAGTGGGGCCTCAGCTGGGTCGAGGCTCTGGGTATCAGAGAGGTGATCAGGAGTTCTGACTGTTCAGCCGCTGTGAGGTAGCTCTCCTTGCGTATGAGACCCGGCTTGATGGGAGATGTGGGCTCCGGACTAACTGGGGAGAACGGCCTCTCAACAGGACTCTGCGGCAAAACCAGATCACGCATGATGATGGGGCTTAGGGACGAGGGAGGCTCAGTGAGGCTGCTGCCACGGCATCCAAATTTCACAGACTGTGAGTCCAGTGAATTCCCCTCAAACTGACCCAATATGGAGTCTGTGATGGAGTGCGAGGAAGATTCCACAAAGTATTCATAGATCTTTCCCCGCACAATGCTCTGGTCCCCAGGTCCTTCCATCACAAGGTTGGCATCCTCCACTGTGATCTCTGCCTTGGAGAGAAAGCTGGAGTAGGCCCCCTGGAGCCCCAGGTCCTGCCTCAGCTCTCTGCCGACCCCCAGCCCCACACTGCCCTCCAGCCTCTGCAGAAAGCAAGGGGATCGACGGCCCGATGGGCTGGCCAGCCCACTGTCATTAGGATCACGGAGTTTCAAGATGGATCCAAACATACAATTATTGGTCTTAATCTCAGCCTCCTCAACAAACACGGGGATATCTTCCTCCAACTCCAAGCTGTTGTCCTCCTCTACATTTGATTCCTCTTGCAATGCAGCCATTTCCTTAGTGTTTGTGAACTTGCCTGCTTCTTCAATCTGGGTCACTTCTCCTTCCCCTGTCCCTGTATTGGTCTTGTCAGGTGTCAGGTCATCACTCTGTGAGTGGCCAGGCCGTTTGTCCCCATCACTTCTGGTGTCATGTTTGGCTGTGCTTGGAGGTCGCAGTTCCATCTTGCAGTTCAAACAGGTTCCAATGGGTGCTTCAGTGGTTCTGTCTGGAGGAGGCCTCACATAGAGCTGGGGTTTAGCTGCTGTACCCCTGGAGCTGTAGAACCTGTAAGCCCAGGAGATGAGCAGAACAGCGGCCACGGAACACGTCAGCTTCCCCAGCAGTTGCATGTCGAACTGGACACCCAGCAGATCTGCTATGGGCATGACTAAACGGAGGAGTTGCCAAGGTGAACAACCTTTTTGTCTGGGTATTTCTTTTCAGTGCATCTTAGCCAATGGTAGCTGGTAACCTGCAGGCTGCAGAGGTCTGAATActgtgtctgttctctctcttctctctggacAACTTGTAAACTGATACCAACACTATTTACATCTCTCGCTGCTGGGGCGGGGCAGCGGTCACATTCCACCTGCAACAGGTGATCATGTTTGCTCTGGCCTTCACTATGTCGTAGAGAACAGTCATACTTAGATAGTTCCAGTGTACATATTTACATTTATTGACTCATCACAAGATGAGTTTATCATGTTGTTTACTGAGTGATTTAATTAAGTGTTTGAATAATTTGGAAACTATATCGCCACAAGGTTAAACACAGATTCAGACTATAGTGCTGTTGAGCCTAATGTttacatgactgtatttgtaggaGTGGCCTGGATCATATGTCTCTATTTCAGACCTATGTCAACAAGAAAATAATGATCCAGTTCAAACACATGACAGGCTGCTGTCTGCTGAAAACATGGTTTGACTAAGGCGTGGGAAAGGCTGATTGGTCACATTTAAGGACATCATGACCAGGATACAGTTGTTTGCACAGGCAAAACTAAAGATGAAATATCTTTCACTATACAACACACTATACAACACACTATACAACACATTGGTTTTGGCTCAGCTACAACAGGAAAAGAGGCCAGGGATCATGTTCTTATAGAAATGAACTATACATTAAAGCACAGACTTCTAAAAACAATGACTGTATGGTAATTTCTATCACACACCGTTATGAACGCGTACTGTAAGACAGAGCCTCAATGCCAAAAAGGAATGTTGACTGTATGAATCTGACAATATCATCCATATTTATAGACTGCGTTGACATACAATACATACATCTCTGTCACCCTTGAGTCCTGTCACTCAGTCACTGCAGTTAAGCTGTCAAATTGTAATTTGTGTTGCCGATAACGACACGCTTGACCGAGGCCAGAGTCATAACAAAGAGCTGGGCCGGCAGCGATGCGATGATCTCAGGGAGGTGTGTCCTGCAGGGAGCCATTTGACCGGTGTCCTCTGTGACATAGACACTATTTGGCCATCTGATAGCATAGGCTCCAGATGCCCATAAAGGGATCCGGATTCAGCCGGCATGGTTAGTGGTGAATAATTCACTGGTGTCACACAAAGGCAGCTCATTCTCCTCACTGCCTCCGCCATCTCAGGTGTACCATTCAGGAGCACTGCAGAACAAAATGATTGCTAGCATGTGCAGTGTTGTATGGAGACACTTtcacctcttctcct from Salvelinus alpinus chromosome 2, SLU_Salpinus.1, whole genome shotgun sequence carries:
- the LOC139558511 gene encoding kelch domain-containing protein 7A-like, producing MPIADLLGVQFDMQLLGKLTCSVAAVLLISWAYRFYSSRGTAAKPQLYVRPPPDRTTEAPIGTCLNCKMELRPPSTAKHDTRSDGDKRPGHSQSDDLTPDKTNTGTGEGEVTQIEEAGKFTNTKEMAALQEESNVEEDNSLELEEDIPVFVEEAEIKTNNCMFGSILKLRDPNDSGLASPSGRRSPCFLQRLEGSVGLGVGRELRQDLGLQGAYSSFLSKAEITVEDANLVMEGPGDQSIVRGKIYEYFVESSSHSITDSILGQFEGNSLDSQSVKFGCRGSSLTEPPSSLSPIIMRDLVLPQSPVERPFSPVSPEPTSPIKPGLIRKESYLTAAEQSELLITSLIPRASTQLRPHSQAYSSGDPSPVSPLSPTTDTRGPSAWEKPSLETIAGARFVNLPPENMGSSELESLKAKLDLGNCMEVLELSKKHGQAPLQQAALRVMSDNYLQVLRDPGLYGMLRAGERDEIQKQRMRGRQFLVAANMVPQDWVGSSPQGTKTEQRATNKPSSGLYCYDDYIDSWHPLCPIPQEVISKGCAVCTMDNYLFVAVGGCQQGADREMKPSKRVFCYNPVTSIWKEISPMNESRPHCKLAALQGCIYAIGGECLSTVERYDPRSDRWTFVAPLPNDTFAVAHHVTVCNGELFVLGGTLRYTLLRYNPKTNVWRKSAITGSKMRTTEIVGVRNFLYRFDVNPQLGISVYRYHTVARLWYECCTKRLAHCPAFQCVVVDDTIYCISHQFTMRFLADEISPSFVADDLSVLSAAKGILFPFVLSLPDKKALQTSV